A single window of Pseudoduganella plicata DNA harbors:
- a CDS encoding substrate-binding periplasmic protein, producing the protein MIRLPVQSRPLAVAVAVCLLAAACADAAPLRVGGFIVAPLIMGSPDAPLHGALLRSFLERRVVPRGVPLQWMPPTSLRRAMESLRNGTLDVLLLTSGATDRGPGIGTFGWTYLRTHPHLAVRRDAPLRAVPTLSALSGMDIGWVAGSTIPPGLDKVPIRWQGLAVTEWQGANLRKLQAGRIDAVFFENEYSPRYYANSAGIDIRLVRLPMPDRAFFMAYSLKSDRAAISRFDRVASAAFSGEQFRHFLEHYTVAPGPL; encoded by the coding sequence ATGATCCGATTGCCTGTCCAGTCAAGACCCCTGGCCGTGGCCGTGGCCGTCTGCCTGCTGGCGGCGGCCTGCGCCGATGCGGCACCGCTGCGTGTCGGCGGCTTCATCGTCGCGCCACTGATCATGGGCTCCCCGGACGCGCCGCTGCACGGGGCGCTGCTGCGCTCTTTCCTGGAACGGCGCGTCGTGCCCCGGGGCGTGCCGCTGCAATGGATGCCGCCCACGTCGCTGCGCCGCGCCATGGAGAGCCTGCGCAACGGCACGCTCGACGTGCTGCTGCTGACCAGCGGCGCCACCGACCGGGGTCCCGGCATCGGCACCTTCGGCTGGACCTATTTGCGCACTCATCCGCACCTGGCCGTGCGCCGGGATGCGCCGTTGCGCGCCGTACCAACGCTGTCCGCGCTCTCGGGCATGGATATCGGCTGGGTAGCCGGTTCCACCATCCCGCCCGGGCTCGACAAGGTGCCCATCCGCTGGCAGGGCCTGGCCGTGACGGAATGGCAGGGCGCCAACCTGCGCAAGCTGCAGGCGGGCCGGATCGACGCCGTATTTTTTGAAAACGAATATTCGCCCCGCTATTACGCCAACAGCGCGGGAATCGACATCCGGCTGGTGCGCCTGCCGATGCCGGACCGGGCCTTCTTCATGGCCTACTCGCTGAAATCGGACCGCGCCGCCATCTCCCGCTTCGACCGCGTGGCCAGCGCGGCATTTTCCGGCGAGCAATTCCGCCACTTCCTGGAACACTACACCGTCGCGCCCGGACCGCTTTGA
- a CDS encoding PhoX family protein, with protein sequence MSEYHDSSRRRVLKFLSGAPLLPLAGASTAAALLTACGGDNDDVLPVPTPVAPTPAPATLTSVTFSAMPAPTLADAAKMATTSVGSTMSATYSDGTKQNYSLKYEAFFVTGAMVPNGNGGTILAGGYYDINNKPILDKTDAGQRQFFSDCPDGSSLLKLANAKVDGVKGNPVFAVVQFEYTSKNVKGDSMYGMLPSPIAILTLDQDKTTGALSLVKYHNVDTSPANGLWITCGASRSPWNTHLSSEEYEPDATVVDKDTQFQAFSTNLYGDARKANPYHYGHLPEVTVNPDGTGSIKKHYCLGRISHELVQVMPDERTVLMGDDATNGGLFMFVADKAQDLSAGALYVAKWNQKTAENGGSADLTWILLGKATSAEIKALADKLKAADIMGVRTADPQDATFKKIPFSGKSNWVKVNPGMEQAAAFLETHRYAALKGGSLGFTKMEGTTVNAKDKIAYSAIASIGSAMKDGSGGISIKGPSAGAVYALNMKGGQKDDTGAAINSEWVPVDMAAVPALLSEDLATPDALGNKANADKVANPDNIKFSEKLRTLFIGEDSSTHVNNFLWAYNVDTKALVRVLSNPAGAESTGLHAVDDINGFAYIMSNFQHAGDWDVSKDASGNVTGGLHAKVAGTLDPLIKANYRGGYGAAVGYLTGLPQLG encoded by the coding sequence ATGTCCGAGTACCACGATTCGTCCCGTCGCCGCGTTTTGAAATTCCTGTCCGGCGCGCCGCTGCTCCCACTGGCGGGTGCCAGCACGGCAGCAGCGCTGCTGACCGCCTGCGGCGGCGACAACGATGACGTCCTGCCCGTCCCGACGCCTGTCGCGCCGACCCCGGCGCCCGCGACGCTGACGTCGGTGACGTTCTCGGCCATGCCGGCGCCGACGCTGGCCGACGCGGCCAAGATGGCGACGACTTCGGTCGGTTCAACGATGTCGGCCACCTACAGCGACGGCACCAAGCAGAACTACTCGCTGAAATACGAAGCGTTCTTCGTCACGGGCGCCATGGTGCCGAACGGCAATGGCGGTACGATCCTGGCAGGCGGCTACTACGACATCAACAACAAGCCAATCCTCGACAAGACCGATGCCGGCCAGCGCCAGTTCTTCTCCGACTGCCCGGACGGCAGCTCGCTGCTGAAGCTCGCCAACGCGAAAGTGGACGGCGTCAAGGGCAACCCGGTGTTTGCCGTGGTGCAGTTCGAGTACACCAGCAAGAACGTCAAGGGCGATTCGATGTACGGCATGCTGCCGTCGCCGATTGCGATCCTGACGCTGGACCAGGACAAGACGACGGGCGCGCTGTCGCTGGTGAAATACCACAACGTCGATACGAGCCCGGCCAATGGCCTGTGGATCACGTGCGGCGCCAGCCGTTCGCCATGGAACACCCACCTGTCCAGCGAGGAATACGAACCGGACGCGACGGTCGTCGACAAGGACACGCAGTTCCAGGCATTCTCGACCAACCTGTACGGCGACGCCAGGAAGGCGAACCCATACCACTACGGCCACCTGCCGGAAGTGACGGTCAATCCGGACGGCACGGGCAGCATCAAGAAGCACTATTGCCTGGGCCGCATCTCGCACGAGCTGGTGCAGGTGATGCCGGACGAGCGTACCGTACTGATGGGCGACGACGCCACCAACGGCGGCCTGTTCATGTTCGTGGCCGACAAGGCACAGGACCTGTCGGCCGGCGCCCTGTACGTGGCGAAATGGAACCAGAAAACGGCGGAGAACGGCGGTTCGGCCGACCTGACCTGGATCCTGCTGGGCAAGGCCACCAGCGCCGAGATCAAGGCCCTGGCCGACAAGCTGAAGGCCGCCGACATCATGGGCGTCAGGACGGCCGACCCGCAGGACGCCACGTTCAAGAAGATTCCGTTCAGCGGCAAGAGCAACTGGGTCAAGGTCAATCCGGGCATGGAGCAGGCCGCGGCCTTCCTGGAAACCCACCGCTACGCCGCACTCAAGGGCGGCAGCCTGGGCTTCACGAAGATGGAAGGCACGACCGTCAACGCCAAGGACAAGATCGCCTACTCGGCCATCGCGTCGATCGGCTCGGCCATGAAGGACGGCTCGGGCGGCATCAGCATCAAGGGCCCGAGCGCCGGTGCCGTCTATGCGCTGAACATGAAGGGCGGCCAGAAGGACGACACGGGGGCTGCGATCAACAGCGAATGGGTACCTGTCGACATGGCTGCCGTGCCGGCCCTGCTGAGCGAAGACCTGGCCACGCCGGACGCGCTGGGCAACAAGGCCAATGCGGACAAGGTCGCCAATCCGGACAACATCAAGTTCTCCGAGAAGCTGCGCACGCTGTTCATCGGCGAAGACTCCAGCACGCACGTCAACAATTTCCTGTGGGCCTACAACGTCGACACCAAAGCGCTGGTGCGCGTGCTGTCGAATCCGGCCGGCGCCGAATCGACGGGCCTGCATGCCGTGGACGACATCAACGGCTTTGCCTACATCATGAGCAACTTCCAGCACGCAGGCGACTGGGACGTCTCGAAAGACGCCAGCGGCAACGTCACCGGTGGCCTGCACGCCAAGGTGGCCGGCACGCTCGATCCGCTGATCAAGGCCAACTACCGCGGTGGCTACGGCGCCGCCGTCGGCTACCTGACCGGCCTGCCGCAACTGGGGTAA
- a CDS encoding thioesterase family protein, translating to MARLKLEFPEDQFCFTTQLTVRVTDINGANHLGNDSMISMISEARARFLYDFGVRETEADGTGIIVTDLATTYRAEAHARDQLVFEVGVMDFNKYGGDITFRITRPSDKKLIAMAKQGFVFFNYTHSQVVPMPDEFLAKFPRVNWLD from the coding sequence ATGGCCAGACTCAAGCTTGAATTCCCCGAAGACCAGTTCTGCTTCACGACCCAGCTGACGGTGCGGGTGACCGACATCAACGGTGCCAACCATCTGGGCAACGACTCGATGATCTCCATGATCTCGGAGGCACGGGCGCGCTTCCTGTACGATTTCGGCGTGCGCGAAACGGAAGCGGACGGCACCGGCATCATCGTCACCGACCTGGCGACCACGTACCGGGCCGAAGCCCATGCGCGCGACCAGCTCGTGTTCGAAGTCGGCGTGATGGACTTCAACAAGTACGGCGGCGACATCACCTTCCGCATCACGCGCCCCAGCGACAAGAAACTGATCGCGATGGCCAAGCAGGGCTTTGTCTTTTTCAATTACACGCACAGCCAGGTCGTGCCGATGCCCGACGAGTTCCTGGCCAAGTTTCCCAGGGTGAACTGGCTCGACTGA
- a CDS encoding DNA-formamidopyrimidine glycosylase family protein, whose translation MPEGPSLVILKELAKPFEGRTIAEAHGNSTTVPYDELPGQPILSVRTWGKHFLIELPLFSLRVHFLMFGSYRIDERKEHSPPRLSLAFEEGGELNFYTCSIRTIDGDLNEAYEWQADVMADEWKPAVALKKLRAMPDTLACDALLDQTVFSGVGNIIKNEVLFRLKIHPLSTIGALPATKLRELVKQARQYSFEFLEWKKAFVLKQHWLAHTKRICPRCNIAFHKGHLGKTKRRSFWCEKCQKRYE comes from the coding sequence ATGCCGGAAGGTCCCTCTCTCGTCATCCTGAAGGAACTGGCCAAGCCGTTCGAAGGCCGCACCATTGCCGAGGCGCATGGCAACAGCACGACCGTCCCGTACGACGAACTGCCCGGCCAGCCGATCCTTTCCGTGCGCACGTGGGGCAAGCACTTCCTGATCGAGCTGCCGCTGTTCAGCCTGCGCGTTCACTTCCTGATGTTCGGCAGCTACCGCATCGACGAGCGCAAGGAACACAGCCCGCCCCGGCTGTCGCTGGCCTTCGAGGAAGGCGGCGAGCTCAACTTCTATACCTGCTCCATCCGGACGATCGACGGCGACCTGAACGAGGCTTACGAGTGGCAGGCCGACGTGATGGCCGACGAGTGGAAACCGGCCGTGGCGCTGAAAAAGCTGCGCGCGATGCCGGACACACTGGCATGTGACGCGCTGCTGGACCAGACGGTATTTTCCGGCGTCGGCAACATCATCAAGAACGAAGTGCTGTTCCGGCTGAAGATTCACCCTCTTTCGACGATCGGCGCACTGCCTGCGACGAAATTGCGGGAACTCGTGAAACAGGCCCGGCAATACAGCTTCGAATTTCTAGAATGGAAAAAAGCGTTCGTGCTGAAACAGCACTGGCTTGCCCATACCAAGCGGATTTGCCCACGCTGCAATATCGCCTTCCACAAGGGTCACCTGGGCAAGACAAAACGTCGCTCGTTCTGGTGCGAGAAATGTCAGAAGCGCTATGAATAG
- a CDS encoding dienelactone hydrolase family protein, whose translation MDSNTTWIDVQGDDGTFQAWLALPRGGSGPGIVLIQEIFGVNAHIRSVAEQYAADGYVVLAPDLFWRQGAHIELGYDDADWKKAVELKGKTDTGKAIADVAATVKALRGLSGVGPRVASIGYCFGGLLSYLTAANGTVDAAVAYYGGGIQNALDRADEVTIPLLMHFGGKDSHIPQDAVRSIAERFGERDNVEIHVYPDAEHGFNCSHRGSYHQRSAAEAHGNTLLFLSDHQ comes from the coding sequence ATGGACAGCAATACCACATGGATCGATGTGCAGGGCGACGACGGCACGTTCCAGGCCTGGCTGGCCCTGCCGCGCGGCGGCAGCGGCCCTGGCATCGTCCTGATTCAGGAAATCTTCGGCGTCAACGCGCATATCCGCAGCGTTGCCGAGCAGTATGCGGCGGACGGCTATGTCGTGCTGGCGCCCGACCTGTTCTGGCGCCAGGGTGCCCACATCGAACTGGGCTACGACGATGCCGATTGGAAAAAGGCCGTCGAGCTGAAAGGGAAGACGGACACCGGCAAGGCCATCGCAGATGTGGCGGCCACCGTCAAGGCGCTGCGCGGCCTGTCCGGCGTGGGCCCAAGGGTCGCGTCGATCGGCTATTGCTTCGGGGGCCTGCTGTCGTACCTGACGGCCGCCAACGGTACCGTCGACGCGGCAGTAGCTTACTACGGCGGTGGCATCCAGAACGCGCTGGACCGGGCGGACGAGGTGACGATCCCGCTGCTGATGCACTTCGGTGGCAAGGACAGCCATATCCCGCAGGACGCGGTGCGCAGCATCGCGGAACGGTTCGGCGAGCGCGACAACGTGGAAATCCATGTCTATCCCGACGCCGAGCATGGTTTCAACTGCTCGCACCGCGGCAGTTATCACCAGCGCTCGGCCGCCGAGGCGCACGGCAACACGCTGCTGTTCCTGAGCGACCATCAGTAA
- a CDS encoding bifunctional diguanylate cyclase/phosphodiesterase, which yields MLFAGVSRLEQDRLVLAFTQRAHVREFALREGINNAIDGLRAVNQLFVSQPAVSREEFRRFTRPLLERYPYVMAYDYKHFITADQRAATEASLRLHAPGARVTEFREGKVVPAGARPRYRVIEFIEPYRGNEAAFGLDSLYSSADETARQRAYDTGLPMASPLVKLAQTDSKMGMLIAMPVYRFDASLPDVPARRAALVGETGVTLLPAEMVSMILMVSGLHQVHQQALRIQGVGLHVYAGSQPSAETLVYYAPPPARRLAALAPPLSWLYRRPPAPLDVPLEVAGRTWHVVASMSEDILVADHLASLSTLVLGILTTLLGTAYVHSIATRHRAIARRVEERTAQLNEANRTLLLRERAIESSRNAILIVAAADDYPIVYVNPAFERSTGFKAAEVMGRNPRLLYRDDVDQPDSELIRSALREQRDGHATLRYYRKDGTLFWSETYVSPVRDENGIVTHFVSIQHDITAMKAYETELHHQATHDALTGLANRVLLHDRLQQNIAQAAVRGHSLWVVSIDLDRFKFTNSRVGHKAGDRLLQGIAERLQAAVRPIDTLARLGGDEFALMLLPEEGARKPSLEQLQRVLTSLNQPVVLDGKAQFIAGSAGVAIYPDHGADPTTLLERADIAMFRAKELGGDNYKFYTHAMREQLGERVQMENALRQALERREFVLYYQPQVDIGSGRIVGMEALIRWQHPEMGMVAPGRFIPLAEETGMILPMGAWVLRSACQQLRTWQSEGHRNLRVAVNVSARQMAEQGFVGSVADVLVEAGLDPTCLELELTESLVMNDVEHAIVVMRQLKKLGVKLAIDDFGTGYSSLAHLKRFTVDVLKIDQAFVRDLTVDPDDAAIVTTIIALAANLNLQVISEGVETLEQLSFLRAHGCSQMQGYYFSRPVPASAFGAVLDENDARLAAGSAAPLGVALHS from the coding sequence TTGCTGTTCGCCGGAGTCAGCCGGCTGGAGCAGGATCGCCTCGTGCTCGCGTTCACGCAGCGTGCGCACGTGCGCGAATTTGCGCTGCGCGAGGGGATCAACAACGCCATCGACGGCCTGCGTGCCGTCAATCAGCTGTTCGTCAGCCAGCCGGCCGTCAGCCGCGAAGAGTTCCGCCGCTTTACCCGACCGTTGCTGGAGCGCTACCCGTACGTGATGGCATACGACTACAAGCACTTCATCACGGCCGACCAGCGCGCGGCCACCGAAGCGTCGCTGCGATTGCATGCGCCGGGTGCGCGCGTGACGGAGTTTCGCGAAGGCAAAGTCGTGCCGGCCGGCGCACGGCCCCGTTATCGTGTGATCGAGTTCATCGAGCCTTACCGGGGCAACGAGGCGGCGTTCGGGCTCGATTCGCTGTATTCGTCAGCCGACGAGACGGCGCGTCAGCGCGCCTACGACACGGGACTGCCGATGGCCAGTCCGCTGGTGAAGCTGGCGCAAACGGATTCGAAGATGGGCATGCTCATTGCCATGCCGGTGTACCGTTTCGATGCCAGCTTGCCGGACGTGCCGGCGCGGCGCGCGGCACTGGTGGGCGAAACGGGCGTGACGTTGCTGCCGGCCGAGATGGTCAGCATGATCCTGATGGTATCGGGCCTGCACCAGGTGCACCAGCAGGCGCTGCGCATCCAGGGCGTCGGCCTGCACGTCTATGCCGGATCGCAGCCATCGGCCGAAACGCTGGTGTATTACGCGCCGCCACCGGCGCGTCGCCTGGCTGCGCTGGCGCCGCCACTGTCCTGGCTGTACCGGCGCCCGCCGGCACCGCTGGACGTGCCCCTGGAAGTGGCCGGCCGCACCTGGCACGTGGTGGCCAGCATGAGCGAGGACATCCTCGTGGCCGACCATCTGGCGTCGCTGTCGACGCTTGTGCTGGGCATCCTGACGACATTGCTTGGCACCGCCTACGTGCACTCGATCGCCACGCGCCACCGGGCCATCGCCCGGCGTGTGGAGGAGCGCACGGCCCAACTGAACGAAGCGAACCGCACGCTGCTGCTGCGCGAGCGCGCCATCGAATCGAGCCGCAACGCGATCCTGATCGTGGCCGCGGCGGACGACTATCCCATCGTCTACGTCAATCCGGCGTTCGAACGCAGTACGGGTTTCAAGGCGGCCGAGGTCATGGGCCGCAACCCGCGTCTGCTGTATCGTGACGACGTCGACCAGCCGGACTCGGAACTGATCCGCAGCGCGCTGCGCGAACAGCGCGACGGCCACGCCACGCTGCGCTACTACCGCAAGGACGGCACGCTGTTCTGGAGCGAGACGTACGTGTCGCCGGTGCGGGACGAAAACGGCATCGTCACCCATTTCGTCTCGATCCAGCACGACATCACGGCCATGAAGGCTTACGAAACGGAACTGCACCACCAGGCCACGCACGATGCGCTGACCGGCCTGGCGAACCGGGTACTGCTGCACGACCGGCTGCAGCAGAACATTGCGCAGGCGGCCGTGCGCGGTCACAGCCTGTGGGTGGTATCGATCGACCTGGATCGCTTCAAGTTCACCAACAGCCGCGTGGGCCACAAGGCCGGCGACCGCCTGCTGCAGGGCATTGCCGAGCGCCTGCAGGCCGCGGTTCGACCCATCGACACGCTGGCCCGCCTGGGCGGCGACGAGTTCGCACTGATGCTGCTGCCGGAAGAGGGGGCGCGCAAGCCGTCGCTGGAGCAGTTGCAGCGTGTGTTGACCAGCCTGAACCAGCCGGTGGTACTGGACGGGAAGGCGCAGTTTATCGCCGGCAGCGCGGGTGTGGCGATCTATCCGGATCATGGTGCCGACCCGACGACGCTGCTGGAGCGAGCCGATATCGCGATGTTCCGCGCCAAGGAGCTGGGCGGCGACAACTACAAGTTCTACACGCACGCCATGCGCGAACAGTTGGGCGAGCGGGTGCAGATGGAAAACGCGTTGCGCCAGGCTCTGGAGCGGCGCGAGTTCGTGCTGTACTACCAGCCGCAGGTCGATATCGGCAGCGGCCGTATCGTCGGCATGGAAGCGCTGATCCGCTGGCAGCATCCGGAGATGGGCATGGTGGCGCCGGGGCGGTTCATTCCGCTGGCCGAGGAAACGGGCATGATCCTGCCGATGGGCGCGTGGGTGCTGCGCAGCGCCTGCCAGCAGCTGCGCACGTGGCAGTCCGAAGGCCACCGCAACCTTCGCGTGGCCGTCAACGTCTCGGCGCGGCAGATGGCCGAGCAGGGTTTCGTCGGCAGCGTGGCCGACGTGCTGGTGGAGGCCGGGCTCGACCCCACCTGCCTGGAGCTGGAGCTGACGGAAAGCCTCGTCATGAACGACGTCGAACACGCGATCGTCGTCATGCGCCAGCTGAAAAAACTGGGCGTGAAACTGGCGATCGACGATTTCGGGACGGGCTACTCCAGCCTGGCCCACCTGAAGCGTTTTACGGTGGACGTGCTGAAAATCGACCAGGCGTTCGTGCGCGACCTGACGGTGGACCCGGACGACGCGGCCATCGTCACGACCATCATTGCGCTGGCGGCGAACCTGAACCTGCAGGTCATCTCGGAAGGGGTGGAGACGCTCGAGCAGCTGTCGTTCCTGCGTGCGCACGGCTGCTCGCAGATGCAGGGTTATTACTTCAGCCGCCCGGTACCAGCGAGCGCGTTCGGTGCCGTGCTGGACGAGAACGACGCCCGGCTGGCCGCCGGCAGCGCCGCACCGCTGGGAGTGGCGCTGCACTCGTGA
- a CDS encoding alpha/beta fold hydrolase gives MVRHLLAATLAALIGTAASAAAYGPELQGFRYPYPVQQFRFNSQGQTIKMAYMDVKPQGTGNGQAIVLLHGKNFCGATWETSIRALAGAGYRVIVPDQIGFCASTKPPHYQYSFHQLAQNTMALLQKIGVTKEAKDGKVALLGHSTGGMLATRFALMYPQNVSHLLMVNPIGLEDWKALGVPYRSVDQWFERELKLTADSVRSYEKSTYYMNRWKPEYEKWVDMLAGLNAGPGHQVVAWNSALIYDMIYTQPVVHEFPNLKVPVTLMIGDGDTTAIGGDIAPPDVKAKIGNYKVLGKEAVKRIPGARLVEFPGMGHAPQMEDPEAFHKALLQALESR, from the coding sequence ATGGTTCGACATCTTCTCGCCGCCACGCTGGCGGCGCTCATCGGCACGGCGGCATCGGCCGCGGCATACGGTCCCGAGCTGCAGGGCTTCCGCTACCCCTATCCCGTGCAACAGTTCCGTTTCAACTCGCAGGGCCAGACGATCAAGATGGCGTATATGGACGTGAAGCCGCAGGGCACAGGCAACGGCCAGGCGATCGTTCTCCTGCACGGCAAGAACTTCTGCGGTGCGACGTGGGAAACCTCGATCCGGGCGCTGGCCGGCGCCGGCTACCGCGTCATCGTGCCCGACCAGATCGGCTTCTGCGCCTCCACCAAGCCGCCGCATTACCAGTACAGCTTCCACCAGCTGGCGCAGAACACGATGGCGCTGCTGCAGAAGATCGGCGTGACGAAGGAGGCGAAGGACGGCAAGGTGGCGCTGCTGGGTCATTCGACGGGCGGCATGCTGGCCACGCGCTTCGCGCTGATGTATCCGCAGAACGTGTCGCATCTGCTGATGGTCAACCCCATCGGACTGGAAGACTGGAAGGCGCTGGGCGTGCCGTACCGCAGCGTGGACCAGTGGTTCGAGCGCGAGCTGAAGCTCACTGCCGACAGTGTGCGCAGCTACGAGAAGAGCACGTATTACATGAACCGCTGGAAGCCGGAATACGAGAAGTGGGTGGACATGCTGGCCGGCCTGAACGCGGGACCCGGCCACCAGGTCGTGGCGTGGAACTCCGCGCTGATCTACGACATGATCTACACCCAGCCCGTCGTGCATGAATTCCCCAACCTGAAAGTGCCGGTGACGTTGATGATCGGCGACGGCGACACCACCGCCATCGGCGGCGACATCGCGCCGCCCGACGTCAAGGCGAAGATCGGCAATTACAAGGTGCTGGGCAAGGAGGCCGTCAAGCGCATCCCGGGCGCTCGCCTGGTGGAGTTCCCTGGCATGGGCCATGCGCCGCAGATGGAAGACCCGGAGGCGTTCCACAAGGCGTTGCTGCAGGCGCTGGAAAGCAGATAA
- a CDS encoding DUF3016 domain-containing protein, whose protein sequence is MQTSNVMKRFVLAGALLAGAAQAAVTVKYEKPDDFLDMPRSERDRDQILKDITTHFESLGKELPPGQDLRVTVTDLDLAGRLEPRRWAVDEIRIMRGGADWPRMTVSWTLEQNGNVLKSGTDEVSNMNYQQRMTRYFSNDSLRYEKQMIDDWFHKAIADSRVSKR, encoded by the coding sequence ATGCAAACGTCAAACGTTATGAAACGCTTCGTGCTGGCTGGCGCGCTGCTGGCAGGTGCCGCGCAAGCCGCCGTGACCGTCAAATACGAAAAGCCGGACGACTTTCTCGATATGCCGCGCTCCGAACGCGACCGCGACCAGATCCTGAAAGACATCACGACCCACTTCGAGAGCCTCGGCAAGGAACTGCCCCCCGGTCAGGATCTGCGCGTGACGGTGACGGACCTGGACCTGGCGGGACGGCTGGAGCCGCGCCGCTGGGCCGTCGATGAAATCCGCATCATGCGCGGCGGCGCCGACTGGCCGCGCATGACGGTGTCGTGGACGCTGGAACAGAACGGCAATGTGCTCAAAAGCGGTACGGACGAAGTCTCGAACATGAACTATCAGCAGCGCATGACGCGCTATTTCTCCAACGACTCCCTGCGTTACGAGAAACAGATGATCGACGACTGGTTCCACAAGGCCATCGCCGACAGCCGGGTCAGCAAGCGCTGA
- a CDS encoding HD domain-containing phosphohydrolase, with the protein MSFLSTASPKLPPWKVLLVDDEPDIHDITKLTLTRFRLDGRALTFLHAYSGAEAKEVLAREKDIALVFLDVVMEREDSGLEVARWMREDLDNRFTRIVLRTGQPGQAPEERVIVNYDINDYKEKTELDRTKLFTTTFAALRAYRDIMKVEEARQQQMHYREGLERVIAASAHIFQQRNLKDFANGLLQQVVALLRLETSMLLRLRAATAISGQDAYEVLAQIGEDEESLLTPALLAQLDDAKSNRISRIEGDTYVGYFPNDNSGKVSLLVLKGVEEISEVDAKLLEIFCGGVAIAFDNILLNQEITDTQAELILRLGDVVESRSNEAGNHVRRMAEVCHILAKAAGLPDDETAVLRHAAPMHDIGKIATPDSVLLKPGKLDPAEWEIMKQHPAVGLSILDGSQRPILKAAAVIAHQHHEKYDGSGYPQGLKGQDIHLYARIVAVADVFDALMHKRCYKDAWPVEQVTAHLREVAGHHLDPQFVELLIQNIDAALEINERFPD; encoded by the coding sequence ATGTCCTTCCTGTCTACAGCCTCGCCCAAGCTGCCTCCCTGGAAAGTTTTGCTGGTCGATGACGAACCCGATATCCACGACATCACCAAGCTGACGCTCACCCGTTTCCGTCTCGACGGTCGCGCGCTGACGTTCCTGCATGCGTACAGCGGCGCCGAGGCCAAGGAAGTGCTGGCCCGCGAAAAGGATATCGCGCTGGTCTTCCTCGACGTCGTCATGGAGCGCGAGGACAGCGGACTGGAAGTGGCGCGCTGGATGCGCGAGGACCTGGACAACCGGTTCACGCGCATCGTACTGCGCACCGGCCAACCGGGCCAGGCGCCGGAAGAGCGCGTGATCGTCAATTACGACATCAACGACTACAAGGAAAAGACGGAGCTGGACCGCACCAAGCTGTTCACGACGACCTTTGCCGCGCTGCGGGCCTACCGCGACATCATGAAGGTCGAGGAAGCGCGCCAGCAGCAGATGCATTATCGCGAAGGTCTGGAGCGCGTCATCGCCGCCTCCGCCCACATTTTCCAGCAGCGAAACCTGAAGGACTTCGCCAACGGCCTGCTGCAACAGGTCGTCGCACTGCTGCGCCTGGAGACGAGCATGCTGCTGCGTCTGCGCGCGGCCACGGCCATCAGCGGCCAGGACGCCTACGAAGTGCTGGCACAGATCGGCGAGGACGAGGAATCGCTGCTGACGCCGGCCCTGCTGGCGCAGCTGGACGACGCCAAGAGCAACCGCATCTCGCGCATCGAGGGGGACACGTACGTCGGCTATTTCCCGAACGACAACAGCGGCAAGGTGTCGCTGCTGGTCTTGAAAGGCGTCGAGGAGATTTCCGAGGTCGACGCCAAGCTTCTGGAAATTTTCTGCGGCGGCGTGGCTATCGCTTTTGACAACATTCTGCTGAACCAGGAGATCACGGACACGCAGGCCGAGCTGATCCTGCGCCTGGGCGACGTCGTCGAATCGCGCTCGAACGAGGCGGGCAACCACGTCCGTCGCATGGCCGAGGTGTGCCACATCCTGGCCAAGGCGGCCGGCTTGCCGGACGACGAAACCGCCGTGCTGCGGCACGCGGCGCCGATGCACGACATCGGCAAGATCGCCACGCCGGATTCCGTGCTGCTCAAACCCGGCAAGCTCGATCCGGCCGAATGGGAAATCATGAAACAGCATCCGGCGGTCGGCCTGTCGATCCTGGATGGCTCGCAGCGGCCGATCCTGAAAGCGGCCGCCGTCATCGCCCACCAGCACCACGAGAAATACGACGGCAGCGGCTACCCGCAAGGCCTGAAGGGCCAGGACATCCACCTGTACGCCCGCATCGTCGCCGTGGCCGACGTGTTCGACGCGCTGATGCACAAGCGCTGCTACAAGGATGCGTGGCCGGTGGAGCAAGTGACGGCGCACCTGCGCGAAGTCGCCGGTCATCACCTCGACCCGCAATTCGTCGAGCTGCTGATCCAGAATATCGATGCGGCACTCGAGATCAACGAGCGCTTCCCGGACTGA